A single genomic interval of Nostoc commune NIES-4072 harbors:
- a CDS encoding FAD-dependent oxidoreductase — translation MTTDVPKNLSQDPSINPVHDIVDGQTTDCCIVGGGPAGAVLALLLARQSISVMLLEAHKDFDRDFRGDTIHPSVMEIMEELGLSDRLLKLPHTKMRQIRFKTPEDTVTLADFSHLKTRYPYITMLPQVKFLEFITQEAQKYPSFHLVMGANVQELITENGVIQGVRYRGGGGWHEIRAIVTVGADGRHSRLRHLGEFESIETSPPMDVLWFRLPRQPEDPEGGMGRFGKGKIIAMLDRGDEWQVADVIPKGGYQQLRAAGLEELKKSIVEVVSEFQQRIENLHDWSQIAFLSVESSRVKRWYRPGLLLIGDAAHIMSPVGGVGINYAIQDAVVAANVLSKPLKNGQVQLSDLAKVQRQRELPTRIIQAFQTFIQKRVFAPILISNRTFVPPGFLRLPILRDLPGRLIALGVFPVHVKT, via the coding sequence ATGACTACCGATGTACCTAAAAATCTTTCCCAAGATCCGAGTATTAACCCTGTCCATGACATTGTAGACGGACAAACCACAGATTGTTGCATTGTGGGTGGAGGCCCAGCAGGAGCAGTTTTGGCGCTGTTGTTAGCGCGTCAAAGCATTTCGGTGATGCTGCTGGAAGCACACAAAGACTTTGATCGCGATTTTCGCGGCGATACGATTCATCCGTCGGTAATGGAAATTATGGAAGAATTGGGACTTAGCGATCGCTTGCTAAAACTCCCCCATACCAAAATGCGCCAAATTAGGTTTAAAACTCCTGAAGATACTGTCACATTGGCAGATTTTAGTCATCTGAAAACCCGCTATCCTTACATTACAATGCTTCCTCAGGTGAAATTCCTGGAGTTCATCACCCAAGAAGCACAAAAATATCCTAGTTTCCATCTGGTAATGGGTGCGAATGTGCAGGAATTAATTACCGAAAATGGCGTAATTCAAGGTGTCCGCTATCGGGGAGGCGGTGGCTGGCATGAAATCCGGGCAATCGTGACAGTTGGTGCAGATGGTCGCCACTCACGTTTGCGCCACCTGGGTGAGTTTGAGTCAATCGAAACCTCGCCACCAATGGATGTCCTTTGGTTTCGCTTACCCCGTCAGCCAGAAGACCCAGAGGGGGGAATGGGGCGCTTTGGTAAAGGTAAAATCATTGCCATGCTTGACCGTGGTGATGAGTGGCAAGTTGCTGATGTCATCCCCAAGGGAGGTTATCAACAACTACGGGCTGCGGGTTTGGAGGAATTAAAAAAATCTATTGTCGAAGTCGTGTCAGAATTCCAGCAACGCATCGAAAATTTACATGATTGGTCACAAATAGCTTTTCTCTCGGTCGAGTCCAGCCGCGTCAAACGTTGGTATCGTCCAGGTTTGCTACTTATTGGTGATGCTGCCCATATAATGTCCCCCGTCGGTGGAGTTGGCATTAACTACGCAATTCAAGATGCTGTAGTCGCAGCGAATGTACTCAGCAAACCACTCAAAAACGGACAAGTACAACTTAGCGATTTAGCAAAAGTACAGCGTCAACGTGAGTTGCCCACACGCATCATTCAGGCGTTTCAAACTTTTATCCAAAAGCGGGTATTTGCCCCCATTCTCATCTCAAATCGCACCTTTGTACCACCTGGGTTTTTGCGCTTACCCATCTTGCGCGACCTTCCAGGCAGGTTGATTGCTTTGGGTGTTTTTCCAGTTCATGTCAAGACTTAA
- a CDS encoding single-stranded DNA-binding protein, with protein MNSCVLMVEIINEPQLRYTADNLGVTEMLVQFPNSQKPEDPPATLKVVGWGNLATEIQQNYHQGDRVILVGRLSMNTVDRQEGFKEKRAELTVQQIQPVGGSFNTDPLPSATVTPSFTETAPRQPSASRPPQKDTPSYESPRPAPTPATNPVGVAPQAKTYEPAPQPTNYERTTYPTVKAEEPDPDDIPF; from the coding sequence ATGAACAGCTGCGTTTTGATGGTGGAAATTATTAACGAACCGCAACTCCGCTATACAGCCGATAATCTGGGAGTGACGGAAATGCTGGTGCAGTTTCCGAATTCCCAGAAACCAGAAGATCCGCCAGCTACCCTGAAAGTTGTCGGCTGGGGAAATTTAGCGACAGAAATTCAGCAAAACTACCACCAAGGCGATCGCGTCATCCTGGTAGGACGTTTAAGCATGAATACTGTTGATCGTCAAGAAGGTTTTAAAGAAAAACGCGCTGAATTGACGGTGCAACAAATTCAACCTGTTGGAGGTAGTTTTAATACTGATCCATTGCCCTCAGCAACCGTAACTCCATCATTCACTGAAACTGCTCCACGACAACCATCAGCATCCCGTCCTCCACAAAAAGACACTCCCAGTTACGAGTCACCACGTCCAGCGCCTACCCCGGCTACAAATCCTGTTGGCGTTGCTCCCCAAGCGAAAACTTACGAACCCGCACCCCAACCCACAAATTATGAGCGAACCACTTATCCGACAGTGAAAGCGGAAGAACCAGATCCAGATGATATTCCGTTCTAA
- a CDS encoding trypsin-like peptidase domain-containing protein, producing the protein MAKILLNNLLGGGVGKLVRILESIDSKKDEPQEKNIESTRVSGIQLADLINQRLRRRFEKANNLYVLNDNDLLPFSFLEKGRDAGKSVCCLVRRIRKPEDLDKLIEAANKEPILRRTLLKWYNIDPVAEPGKFKTNDKVVDLPYASGFIVGGDYLITNRHVVDDKNLLPEFRAVFNYEAKFRRQEDDPELLAGLDKYEFDPTFLVTSLNTDLDYVLLKLKPLDGKFKGVNLAKNLAGEIAPELTTKTLTDSALKDQLEKKFIDIIQTKNFISADPIHMIQHPGGRPKEIVVFNNRLVNFYENFLEYETDAEPGSSGSPLFNTDWQVVGIHQAALLDEQSVEMKVKGYLGIRIDSILADLRKQSSDNSQLQDFLKVLDVDTTAPPQPKVFILAGRPRRSVLGDNYAKLEKKAMENLRGSIIAQMNHLDQDVKVVSISVDPTNESQEIAAIKQTIQNINQQRNPEQQGELAIELLVNSSDTPNSRPRSIKLYYSAANDRANKLAESLQTFLKKDNPLFDISALPDSYTNTRGLMFCRDVNLPAVVIFVGDLANASDRAYLEKIQQDPGNASLLATSLTKGILNALKRLEN; encoded by the coding sequence ATGGCAAAGATTTTATTGAACAATTTATTGGGTGGAGGAGTCGGCAAGCTTGTTCGCATACTAGAAAGTATCGATTCTAAAAAAGACGAGCCTCAAGAAAAAAATATAGAGTCAACCCGCGTGTCAGGGATTCAACTGGCAGATTTGATCAATCAGCGATTACGCCGACGGTTTGAGAAAGCTAATAACCTTTATGTCTTAAACGATAATGATTTGTTACCTTTCAGTTTTTTGGAGAAAGGGCGAGACGCAGGTAAAAGTGTCTGCTGTCTAGTCCGCCGGATTAGGAAACCCGAAGACTTAGACAAATTGATCGAAGCAGCTAACAAGGAACCAATACTGCGACGAACGCTACTGAAATGGTACAACATCGACCCGGTCGCGGAGCCAGGCAAATTTAAGACTAACGATAAAGTGGTAGATTTGCCTTACGCCTCTGGGTTTATTGTTGGCGGTGACTACTTGATAACCAATCGCCATGTTGTAGATGATAAAAATTTGCTTCCTGAATTTCGTGCCGTGTTTAACTACGAAGCCAAATTCCGCCGCCAGGAAGACGACCCAGAGCTATTAGCTGGATTAGACAAGTATGAGTTTGATCCTACATTTTTGGTCACATCACTCAACACAGACCTGGATTACGTGTTGCTGAAGCTGAAGCCACTGGATGGTAAGTTTAAGGGAGTTAATCTAGCAAAAAATTTAGCAGGAGAAATCGCCCCAGAACTGACTACAAAAACCCTGACTGACTCTGCCCTGAAAGATCAGCTAGAAAAGAAATTTATAGATATTATCCAGACCAAAAACTTTATTTCCGCCGACCCAATCCACATGATTCAGCATCCTGGGGGGCGACCTAAGGAAATAGTTGTGTTTAATAATCGCCTGGTAAATTTCTATGAGAATTTTCTTGAGTATGAGACTGATGCTGAACCTGGCTCCTCTGGTAGTCCGTTATTTAATACAGATTGGCAAGTAGTTGGTATTCATCAAGCAGCACTCTTAGATGAACAAAGTGTTGAGATGAAGGTCAAAGGCTATCTAGGCATTCGGATTGATAGCATTTTGGCAGACCTGAGAAAACAAAGCTCTGATAATTCACAGTTGCAAGATTTTCTGAAAGTCCTTGACGTTGATACCACCGCCCCACCCCAGCCTAAAGTATTTATCCTTGCGGGACGACCAAGACGTTCAGTTTTAGGAGATAACTACGCAAAGCTAGAAAAAAAGGCAATGGAGAATCTGCGAGGGTCAATCATTGCACAAATGAATCATCTTGATCAAGATGTGAAGGTTGTCTCGATATCAGTAGATCCTACTAATGAATCGCAAGAAATAGCAGCCATCAAGCAGACGATACAGAATATTAACCAGCAACGCAATCCTGAACAGCAGGGTGAACTAGCAATTGAACTGCTGGTCAATAGTTCAGATACTCCTAACTCCAGACCTCGTAGCATTAAACTCTACTACAGTGCTGCCAATGACCGCGCTAATAAATTAGCAGAATCCTTGCAAACCTTTCTGAAAAAGGACAATCCATTATTCGACATTAGCGCCCTTCCTGATTCCTATACGAATACTCGTGGCTTGATGTTTTGTCGAGATGTGAATTTACCAGCAGTTGTAATTTTTGTAGGTGATTTAGCTAATGCGAGCGATCGCGCTTACCTTGAAAAGATACAACAAGATCCTGGTAATGCGTCATTGCTTGCTACCAGTCTTACCAAAGGTATTCTTAATGCCTTAAAAAGGCTGGAAAACTGA